A stretch of Geomonas oryzisoli DNA encodes these proteins:
- the ftsH gene encoding ATP-dependent zinc metalloprotease FtsH, whose product MAHTFWRPLLITALFVLLLDLFYGTMVKQTAERGAEITYSRFRAELAADNITKVTLRGKSVKGQFRNAIKVPAATVKQKGQNIDVTNFSTTLPALEDPSLLPELTARRVDVNVVSTEGSPMGSIFLYLLPWLIIIGVWFFVMRGMRKQGPSGMMGGFARSGAKAYTSERIDVTFADVAGMEEAKQELREVVEYLKEPRKFQQIGGKVPKGVLLVGPPGTGKTLLARAVAGESGVPFFSISASAFIEMFVGVGASRVRDLFASARKVLPSIIFIDELDAVGRSRGAGFGGGHDEREQTLNQLLSEMDGFDPHTEVVVIAATNRPDVLDPALLRPGRFDRNVVIERPDWRDREKILKVHTRRIPLAPEVDLAVIAKGTPGMTGADLEGLVNEGAILAARDNKVVVGLEELERAKDKILMGGERHMVISDEEKRITAYHEAGHALVARLLPSTDPVHKVTILPRGRALGVTQQLPEDDRYHYPRAYLVNRLCVALGGRVAERVIFNDVSSGAQSDLKHVTELAEKMVCQWGMSEKIGPMTFPRGEEHPFLGMKLAEEKTFSEEMAWLIDQEIATLIRSAEGKAMELVSGNRSKLDALAVALLEEETLDGVRVDEILAAA is encoded by the coding sequence ATGGCGCACACCTTTTGGAGGCCGTTGCTGATCACCGCCTTGTTCGTTTTGCTGCTCGACCTCTTCTACGGGACGATGGTGAAGCAGACGGCGGAGCGTGGGGCTGAAATAACCTACAGCCGTTTCCGCGCCGAACTTGCCGCTGATAACATCACCAAAGTCACCCTCAGGGGAAAAAGCGTCAAAGGGCAGTTCCGGAATGCCATCAAGGTGCCGGCGGCGACCGTCAAACAAAAAGGGCAGAACATCGACGTCACCAACTTCAGCACCACCCTCCCCGCGCTGGAAGATCCTAGCCTGTTGCCGGAGTTGACCGCCCGGCGTGTCGACGTCAACGTCGTTTCCACCGAAGGTTCCCCGATGGGTTCCATCTTTTTGTACCTGCTGCCGTGGCTTATCATCATCGGTGTCTGGTTTTTCGTGATGAGAGGGATGCGCAAGCAGGGACCAAGCGGCATGATGGGAGGCTTCGCACGCTCCGGGGCCAAGGCCTACACCTCGGAACGGATAGACGTCACCTTCGCGGACGTGGCCGGGATGGAAGAGGCCAAACAGGAACTGCGCGAGGTGGTGGAATACCTGAAGGAGCCGAGGAAGTTCCAGCAGATCGGGGGGAAGGTGCCGAAGGGGGTGCTTCTGGTCGGTCCTCCGGGAACCGGCAAGACACTGCTGGCAAGGGCGGTGGCCGGCGAGTCCGGCGTTCCCTTTTTCTCCATTTCCGCCTCGGCCTTCATCGAGATGTTCGTCGGCGTCGGCGCCAGCCGGGTGCGCGACCTGTTCGCCAGTGCCCGCAAGGTGCTCCCCAGCATCATCTTCATCGACGAGTTGGATGCCGTCGGGCGCAGCCGCGGTGCCGGTTTCGGCGGCGGCCATGACGAGCGGGAGCAGACCCTTAACCAGCTGCTTTCCGAAATGGACGGCTTCGATCCGCATACCGAAGTGGTAGTCATCGCGGCGACCAACCGCCCCGACGTGCTCGACCCGGCCCTGCTACGCCCCGGCCGCTTTGATCGCAACGTCGTCATCGAGCGCCCCGACTGGCGCGATCGCGAGAAGATCCTCAAGGTGCACACCAGGAGGATTCCCCTTGCACCGGAAGTTGATCTCGCCGTCATCGCCAAAGGGACCCCCGGGATGACCGGGGCCGACCTGGAAGGGCTGGTCAACGAGGGTGCCATTCTGGCAGCTCGCGACAACAAGGTTGTCGTAGGGCTGGAGGAACTGGAACGGGCGAAGGACAAGATCCTCATGGGGGGGGAGCGGCACATGGTGATCTCGGACGAGGAGAAGCGGATCACCGCATATCACGAGGCCGGCCACGCGCTGGTGGCGCGACTGCTGCCCAGCACCGACCCGGTGCACAAGGTGACCATCCTCCCCAGGGGGCGTGCCTTGGGCGTGACCCAGCAGTTGCCCGAGGACGACCGCTACCATTATCCGCGTGCCTACCTGGTCAATCGCCTCTGCGTTGCCTTGGGGGGGCGGGTTGCAGAGAGGGTCATTTTCAACGACGTTTCTTCAGGCGCGCAGAGCGATCTGAAGCATGTGACGGAGTTGGCCGAGAAGATGGTCTGCCAATGGGGGATGAGCGAGAAGATAGGCCCCATGACCTTTCCGCGCGGAGAGGAACACCCGTTTTTGGGGATGAAGCTTGCTGAGGAAAAGACCTTCTCGGAAGAGATGGCGTGGCTGATAGATCAGGAGATAGCCACACTGATTCGTTCTGCGGAGGGGAAGGCGATGGAGTTGGTCAGTGGCAACCGCAGCAAACTGGACGCGCTAGCGGTAGCCCTGCTCGAGGAGGAAACCCTGGATGGCGTGCGCGTGGACGAGATCCTGGCCGCCGCGTGA
- a CDS encoding HD domain-containing protein, whose product MSDAASLPDLAPLRDWFTSYCSSFRTSDRDVQRNFDLKEEHTRNVCRDALLIAQGMGARFEMLAEIAALCHDLGRFPQFRDYHTFKDSDSLNHAHLSAHVMKQHHLLDFLPEDERACIEIAVRMHNAFQVPEGLATVTTDLLRLLRDADKLDIWRVFIEYFNTPEEQRASGAGLGFPDLPGCSAGPLAAVTAGKMVQLSTLKSLNDFKLLQVSWIYDINYAATLRLIRERSVLERFQAMLPRDGEVPDVLAQVGRYLDGRLEQSAH is encoded by the coding sequence ATGAGTGATGCGGCATCTCTGCCGGACCTGGCGCCGCTGCGTGACTGGTTCACCTCCTACTGCAGTTCCTTCCGCACTTCGGATCGGGACGTGCAACGCAACTTCGACCTGAAGGAAGAACATACCCGCAACGTCTGCCGCGACGCCCTGCTCATAGCACAGGGGATGGGGGCGCGCTTCGAGATGCTGGCCGAGATCGCCGCGCTGTGCCACGACCTCGGCCGCTTTCCGCAATTCAGGGACTACCACACCTTCAAGGACAGCGATTCGCTGAACCACGCCCACCTCTCCGCGCACGTCATGAAACAGCACCACCTGCTCGATTTTCTGCCCGAGGATGAGCGCGCCTGCATCGAAATCGCGGTGCGGATGCATAACGCCTTCCAGGTGCCAGAAGGACTTGCCACGGTTACCACCGATTTGCTCCGACTGCTGCGCGATGCCGACAAGCTCGACATCTGGCGTGTCTTCATCGAGTATTTCAACACGCCGGAAGAGCAGCGCGCCTCCGGTGCGGGGCTTGGTTTCCCCGATCTCCCCGGGTGCTCCGCAGGACCCCTCGCCGCAGTGACCGCCGGGAAGATGGTTCAACTCTCCACCCTGAAGAGCCTCAACGATTTCAAGCTGCTGCAGGTTTCCTGGATCTACGACATCAACTACGCCGCCACCCTGCGCTTGATCCGGGAACGGTCGGTGCTGGAGCGCTTCCAGGCCATGCTTCCCCGGGATGGCGAGGTCCCGGACGTCCTCGCGCAGGTGGGCAGGTACCTCGATGGCAGGCTCGAACAGTCGGCACACTGA
- the malQ gene encoding 4-alpha-glucanotransferase yields MLRKRKSGILLHPTSLPGPGGIGSFGEEAKRFVDFLHKSGQSLWQILPLGPTAYGNSPYSCYSAFAGNPLLINLEMLQDEGDLLPDEAKPELEPERVDYGAAEIYKMARLKEAAARFFMESPQKRKEEFWHFCDTTFWLHDYALFMALKEQFKEVSWKEWPDALANREPEALSSWSEKLGTAIGEQKYMQWQFSRQWKQLKTYANVLGISIVGDLPIFVAYDSADVWANPHLFHLDEKGVPIVVAGVPPDYFSKTGQLWGNPLYNWDKMAQEGYGWWIARLRNDLSLYDMVRIDHFRGFEAFWEVPMWEKTAINGRWVKGPGEALFHALRNALGNLPIIAEDLGIITPEVEALRDQFKFPGMKILQFAFGSGPDNPYLPHNHVRSCVVYTGTHDNDTTVGWFSSLKAKEQKNVLAYFDRDGNDIVWQMVKCALASVADYAIIPMQDLLELPSSGRMNVPGVAGGNWSWRCPPDAFSGRLAAKLARATELYGRLPD; encoded by the coding sequence ATGCTGAGAAAGAGAAAGAGTGGGATACTGTTGCATCCTACCTCTTTGCCTGGCCCGGGAGGGATCGGTTCCTTCGGTGAAGAAGCAAAGAGATTCGTAGATTTTCTGCACAAGTCAGGACAGTCCCTGTGGCAGATCCTTCCCCTTGGCCCGACAGCCTACGGCAATTCGCCATACTCCTGTTACTCGGCTTTTGCCGGCAATCCGTTGTTGATCAACCTGGAGATGCTGCAGGACGAGGGCGACCTGCTGCCTGATGAGGCCAAGCCGGAGCTCGAGCCGGAACGTGTCGACTACGGCGCCGCCGAGATCTATAAGATGGCCAGGCTGAAGGAAGCCGCCGCCCGCTTCTTCATGGAATCGCCGCAAAAGCGCAAGGAGGAGTTCTGGCATTTCTGCGACACCACCTTTTGGCTGCACGACTACGCGCTTTTCATGGCGCTCAAGGAACAGTTCAAGGAGGTCAGTTGGAAGGAGTGGCCGGATGCCCTGGCGAACCGGGAGCCGGAGGCTCTCTCCTCCTGGAGCGAAAAGCTGGGGACGGCGATTGGCGAGCAGAAGTACATGCAGTGGCAATTCTCCCGCCAGTGGAAGCAACTGAAAACCTACGCCAACGTACTTGGCATTTCCATCGTGGGGGACCTGCCTATTTTCGTCGCCTACGATTCCGCCGACGTCTGGGCAAACCCGCATCTGTTCCACTTGGACGAGAAGGGCGTCCCCATCGTCGTTGCCGGCGTTCCTCCGGACTACTTCAGCAAGACGGGACAGTTGTGGGGCAATCCGCTTTACAACTGGGACAAGATGGCCCAGGAAGGGTACGGCTGGTGGATTGCCCGGCTGCGCAACGATCTCTCCCTCTACGATATGGTTCGTATCGACCACTTCCGAGGATTCGAGGCCTTTTGGGAGGTGCCGATGTGGGAGAAGACGGCCATCAACGGTCGCTGGGTCAAGGGACCGGGTGAGGCGCTCTTCCACGCCCTGCGTAACGCCTTGGGGAACCTGCCGATCATCGCCGAGGACCTGGGAATCATAACGCCTGAGGTGGAAGCGCTGAGGGATCAGTTCAAATTCCCGGGCATGAAGATTCTCCAGTTCGCCTTCGGTTCAGGACCGGACAACCCGTACCTGCCGCACAACCACGTCAGGTCGTGCGTAGTCTATACGGGGACTCACGACAACGACACAACCGTCGGTTGGTTCAGTTCGCTGAAGGCGAAAGAGCAGAAGAACGTGCTGGCCTACTTCGACCGGGACGGCAACGACATCGTGTGGCAGATGGTTAAATGTGCGCTCGCCTCGGTGGCGGATTATGCCATCATCCCGATGCAGGATCTTCTGGAGCTGCCCAGTAGTGGCAGGATGAACGTGCCGGGCGTCGCGGGAGGCAACTGGAGTTGGCGCTGCCCTCCGGATGCTTTCTCTGGAAGGCTGGCCGCAAAACTCGCGCGGGCAACCGAACTTTACGGAAGGCTGCCGGACTAA
- the cas6 gene encoding CRISPR system precrRNA processing endoribonuclease RAMP protein Cas6 — MELHYARLWFSFTLKQELSDPYAFYATRAEFESAFRAALSCKRGDCAGCRNAACAFPATFGQQIAGDPEAVRRHQKPPLPFIFDFPVLPSSPNRGLLCELALTIVGSAVQLLPAYLAAVGILIESKGGAVVGVAAESPGGARTAYAGDGSHPLPLLGSLDPAHTGPLPTGNVAIRLFTPLKLVQDGRLLKTFTFANFARTLMRRVSSLAYHYEGAEPALDYRWLSQHSESVRTAESDCRFVSWNGRPAGILGVARFAGDLEPFHLLLQLGQATHLGKSASFGFGSYRVEG; from the coding sequence GTGGAACTGCATTACGCGAGGCTGTGGTTCAGCTTCACCCTCAAGCAGGAACTCAGCGACCCCTATGCCTTCTATGCCACCCGTGCGGAATTCGAATCGGCATTCCGCGCGGCCCTCTCCTGTAAAAGGGGCGACTGCGCCGGCTGCCGTAATGCGGCATGCGCTTTTCCGGCAACCTTCGGCCAGCAGATAGCGGGGGACCCGGAAGCCGTCCGACGCCACCAGAAGCCACCGCTTCCTTTCATCTTCGATTTCCCGGTGCTCCCTTCGTCCCCCAACCGCGGCTTGCTCTGCGAGCTCGCCCTTACCATCGTTGGCAGCGCCGTTCAGCTCCTCCCGGCGTACCTCGCCGCAGTCGGAATCCTCATTGAGAGCAAGGGGGGTGCCGTTGTCGGCGTGGCAGCCGAATCCCCCGGGGGAGCGCGTACCGCGTACGCCGGCGACGGCTCGCATCCCCTGCCGCTGCTGGGATCCCTGGATCCGGCGCACACGGGACCGCTGCCGACGGGGAACGTGGCGATCCGTCTGTTTACCCCCCTGAAGCTGGTGCAAGACGGCCGCCTGCTCAAGACCTTCACCTTTGCCAACTTCGCCCGCACCCTGATGCGCAGGGTATCCTCGCTTGCCTACCATTATGAAGGCGCCGAACCCGCCCTGGATTACCGCTGGCTGTCCCAGCACAGCGAGTCGGTGCGTACTGCGGAGTCGGACTGTCGCTTCGTTTCCTGGAACGGTCGCCCGGCCGGTATCCTCGGTGTTGCACGTTTTGCCGGTGACCTGGAGCCGTTCCACCTGTTGCTGCAGTTGGGGCAAGCGACCCATCTCGGCAAAAGCGCTTCGTTCGGCTTCGGTTCCTACCGGGTAGAAGGATAA
- the lon gene encoding endopeptidase La: MSEQDVEIVEAEVNGKEHGGGLVLASEVLPLGLPIIPLRPRPAFPNMLVPMVLNDPNQVQAVKRAMETPGQAIGLVLVKDPDKPDGADNLHKVGVAGKIVKMMHLDDQNAQFLLNTLERFTMAELHENDGALFASVNYQYGTELSVNPELKAYSMAVVSTLKELVQINPLYSEEIKMFLGRSSIDDPGKLADFAASLTSADGQDLQRVLELFDVRKRIDLVLTLLKKELEVSRLQTKITKQIEEKISQQQREFFLREQLKAIKKELGLEKEGKTAEAEKFEERLKHLKLNDEAQRVVTEELEKFKLLEPASPEYHVTRNYLDWLTILPWGTYSKDSFNVDRARKILDRDHHGLNDVKDRITEFVAVGKMKGDISGSILCLVGPPGVGKTSIGKSIADALGRSFFRFSLGGMRDEAEIKGHRRTYIGAMPGKFVQAMKSAGTANPVLMLDEIDKIGASFQGDPASALLEVLDPEQNGTFRDHYLDVPFDLSNVLFIATANQLDTIPGPLLDRMEIIRLSGYVLEEKMEIARRYLIPKALKNHGLKHGQVSIKKDALAALIDGWAREAGVRTLENRIKKLMRKAAMEFAGGRTEPIIITKKDLAEYLGQPVFTTEEIFEGVPGVVTGLAWTSMGGATLPIEATAMASKGKGFRQTGQLGNVMIESSEIAYSFVMAHLKEYGAPEDYFDTHFVHLHVPAGATPKDGPSAGVTMATALISMIKGKPVRKKLGMTGELTLTGRVLPIGGVKEKTIAARRAGLKVLIFPEANRKDFQELPDYLKEGLEVHFAKEYKDVYKVAFG, from the coding sequence ATGAGCGAACAGGATGTTGAAATAGTCGAAGCTGAAGTGAACGGCAAAGAGCACGGGGGCGGGCTGGTGCTTGCTTCGGAGGTCCTGCCACTTGGACTTCCCATCATCCCCCTGCGTCCGCGTCCCGCGTTCCCCAACATGCTGGTACCGATGGTATTGAACGACCCGAACCAGGTACAGGCGGTCAAGCGGGCCATGGAAACGCCGGGGCAGGCGATAGGCCTGGTGCTGGTGAAGGACCCGGACAAGCCGGACGGCGCCGACAACCTGCACAAGGTCGGTGTCGCGGGCAAGATCGTCAAGATGATGCACCTCGACGACCAGAACGCCCAGTTCCTGCTCAACACACTGGAGCGTTTCACCATGGCCGAACTGCATGAAAACGACGGTGCCCTCTTCGCCAGCGTGAATTACCAGTACGGCACCGAGCTTTCGGTAAACCCCGAACTGAAAGCCTATTCCATGGCAGTCGTCAGCACGTTGAAAGAGCTGGTCCAGATCAACCCGCTCTACTCCGAGGAAATCAAGATGTTCCTGGGTCGGTCGAGCATCGACGATCCCGGCAAGCTCGCCGATTTTGCGGCCAGCCTGACCTCCGCGGACGGGCAGGATCTGCAGCGAGTGCTGGAACTGTTCGACGTGCGCAAGAGGATCGACCTGGTACTGACACTGCTCAAGAAAGAGCTGGAAGTGTCCCGCCTGCAAACCAAGATCACCAAGCAGATCGAGGAAAAGATCAGTCAACAGCAGCGTGAGTTCTTCCTGCGTGAGCAGTTGAAGGCTATCAAAAAGGAACTGGGGCTGGAAAAGGAAGGGAAGACAGCCGAAGCTGAGAAGTTCGAGGAACGCCTCAAGCACCTCAAACTGAATGACGAGGCGCAGCGAGTGGTCACCGAGGAGCTGGAGAAATTCAAACTGCTGGAACCGGCCTCCCCCGAGTACCACGTGACGCGCAACTACCTCGACTGGCTCACCATCCTCCCCTGGGGTACGTACAGCAAGGACTCGTTCAACGTCGACCGGGCCAGAAAGATCCTGGATCGGGATCACCACGGGTTGAACGACGTCAAAGACAGGATCACGGAGTTTGTCGCAGTGGGCAAGATGAAGGGGGATATCTCCGGTTCCATCCTCTGCCTGGTCGGTCCTCCGGGTGTCGGTAAGACGTCCATCGGCAAAAGCATCGCCGACGCCCTGGGGCGCTCCTTCTTCCGCTTCTCGCTTGGGGGCATGCGGGACGAGGCCGAGATCAAGGGCCACCGCCGCACCTACATAGGTGCCATGCCCGGCAAGTTCGTCCAGGCCATGAAGAGCGCCGGCACAGCCAACCCCGTGCTCATGCTGGACGAGATCGACAAGATCGGTGCGTCCTTCCAGGGGGATCCGGCCTCCGCCCTGTTGGAGGTGCTCGATCCGGAACAGAACGGAACGTTCCGCGATCACTACCTCGACGTCCCCTTCGATCTCTCCAACGTCCTTTTCATTGCGACGGCCAACCAGTTGGACACTATCCCCGGACCGCTGCTGGACCGGATGGAAATCATCCGGCTGTCAGGATACGTGCTGGAAGAGAAGATGGAAATCGCCAGACGCTATCTGATCCCGAAGGCGCTCAAGAACCACGGGCTGAAGCACGGACAGGTCAGCATCAAGAAGGACGCGCTCGCAGCCTTGATCGACGGCTGGGCGCGCGAGGCCGGCGTACGCACCCTGGAGAACAGGATCAAGAAGCTGATGCGGAAAGCCGCCATGGAGTTCGCCGGCGGCAGGACCGAGCCGATCATCATCACGAAGAAAGATCTAGCGGAGTACCTTGGTCAGCCGGTGTTCACGACAGAAGAAATTTTCGAAGGAGTACCGGGCGTAGTGACAGGCTTGGCGTGGACCAGCATGGGAGGCGCCACTCTTCCCATCGAAGCCACGGCCATGGCGAGCAAGGGTAAGGGGTTCAGGCAGACGGGGCAGTTAGGCAACGTGATGATAGAAAGTTCCGAGATCGCCTATTCCTTCGTGATGGCGCACCTGAAGGAGTACGGTGCGCCGGAGGATTACTTCGACACCCACTTCGTGCACCTGCACGTCCCTGCCGGCGCCACCCCGAAGGACGGCCCTTCTGCCGGGGTAACCATGGCTACGGCATTGATCTCGATGATTAAAGGAAAGCCGGTGCGGAAGAAACTGGGGATGACAGGCGAACTGACTCTCACCGGGCGGGTGCTGCCGATAGGCGGCGTGAAGGAAAAAACCATTGCCGCAAGGCGGGCCGGTCTGAAGGTATTGATCTTCCCGGAAGCCAACCGGAAGGATTTCCAGGAACTGCCGGACTATCTGAAGGAAGGGCTGGAGGTGCACTTCGCCAAGGAATACAAGGACGTGTACAAGGTAGCTTTCGGCTGA
- a CDS encoding class II fructose-bisphosphate aldolase: MTATSSDFVKALEVGRPPNVAKLFPNSKALLVSGKVIDRAMNAKGHALALAANGRNHFVIRGVLAAAQRANAAVIIEIAKSEGGQKAYCPVNYWNMARQVDAVANELGITIPVAIHADHYGIKGDADVKSAKIEIPSMFDAGITSIAIDASHLPDEENLLANIELNSIIPAWAGLETEVGEIKGKEGLSTVPEALFLIRGLNAHDIFPDWIALNNGTTHGIEASDAGIQVELTAEIHEAIKQYGVNGAQHGTSGNSYDRLRQIAQNTRTTKANVATALQFVSWGLEVNDYGNAKLDENGNFIKVKGEGMSEELWAEMVAFADSKGWKKGDYKNLNLPFENKLLAQTKEVRERMSKRVEEFAYNLIANVFNAADTAPLAIEAILKAGSYDLGPKGKRIENPAEWTKEQLPKQAQGLSRDKGPEGNFED; this comes from the coding sequence ATGACAGCAACATCTTCAGATTTCGTCAAAGCGCTTGAAGTAGGGCGTCCCCCCAACGTAGCGAAACTCTTCCCCAATTCCAAAGCACTGCTGGTCAGCGGCAAGGTCATCGACCGCGCCATGAACGCCAAGGGACATGCACTGGCCCTGGCCGCCAACGGCCGCAACCACTTCGTCATCCGCGGGGTGCTCGCCGCTGCCCAGAGGGCCAACGCCGCCGTCATCATCGAGATCGCCAAGAGCGAGGGGGGGCAGAAGGCGTACTGCCCGGTCAACTACTGGAACATGGCCCGCCAGGTGGACGCCGTCGCCAACGAGCTCGGCATCACCATACCGGTTGCCATCCACGCCGACCACTACGGCATCAAGGGTGACGCGGACGTCAAGTCGGCCAAGATCGAGATCCCGAGCATGTTCGATGCCGGTATCACCTCCATCGCCATCGACGCCTCCCACCTTCCCGACGAGGAAAACCTCCTCGCCAATATCGAGCTCAACAGCATCATCCCGGCCTGGGCCGGTCTCGAGACCGAGGTGGGCGAGATCAAAGGGAAGGAGGGGCTTTCCACCGTTCCCGAGGCGCTCTTCCTGATCCGCGGCCTCAACGCCCACGACATCTTCCCGGACTGGATCGCCCTGAACAACGGCACCACCCACGGCATCGAGGCTTCCGACGCCGGCATCCAGGTAGAGCTGACCGCCGAGATTCACGAGGCGATCAAGCAATACGGCGTCAACGGCGCACAGCACGGCACTTCCGGCAACAGCTACGACAGGCTGCGCCAGATCGCCCAGAACACCCGTACCACCAAGGCCAACGTAGCGACCGCGCTGCAGTTCGTCTCCTGGGGGCTCGAGGTCAACGACTACGGCAACGCCAAGCTCGACGAGAATGGCAACTTCATCAAGGTGAAGGGCGAGGGGATGAGCGAGGAGCTCTGGGCCGAGATGGTGGCCTTCGCCGACTCCAAGGGGTGGAAGAAGGGGGACTACAAGAACCTCAATCTCCCGTTCGAGAACAAGCTGCTGGCACAGACCAAGGAAGTGCGCGAGCGCATGAGCAAGAGGGTCGAGGAATTTGCCTACAACCTCATCGCCAACGTCTTCAACGCCGCCGACACCGCGCCGCTTGCCATTGAGGCCATCCTCAAGGCCGGTTCCTACGACCTCGGCCCCAAAGGTAAGCGGATCGAGAACCCGGCGGAGTGGACCAAGGAGCAGCTCCCCAAGCAGGCCCAGGGACTTTCCCGTGACAAGGGGCCCGAAGGCAACTTCGAGGACTAG
- a CDS encoding PilZ domain-containing protein, with product MTTERRNFSRVDFRVSALLQAEGVAIKGEVTDVSLHGLYMETAEQIPVGTPVEVTIYLSAAPDPIVINVKGTVARLVEGGLGCAFDKMDVESFAHLRSIISYQGGDESKVMAEFSEYVVKKMHDE from the coding sequence ATGACGACAGAAAGACGTAACTTTTCACGCGTCGATTTCAGGGTCTCCGCGCTGTTGCAGGCGGAGGGCGTGGCCATCAAGGGAGAGGTGACGGACGTCAGCCTGCACGGCCTCTACATGGAAACTGCCGAGCAGATTCCGGTCGGAACCCCGGTCGAAGTGACCATCTACCTCTCCGCGGCTCCCGATCCGATCGTCATCAACGTGAAGGGGACGGTGGCGCGTCTGGTCGAGGGCGGCCTCGGCTGCGCCTTCGACAAGATGGACGTCGAGTCCTTCGCTCACCTGCGCAGCATCATCTCCTACCAGGGGGGCGACGAGTCCAAGGTGATGGCGGAGTTTTCGGAGTACGTGGTCAAGAAGATGCACGATGAGTGA
- a CDS encoding homocysteine synthase, producing the protein MSEKSFGFDTLALHAGQTVDPTTLSRAVPIYQTSSYVFKSSEHAANLFGLKEFGNIYTRLMNPTTDVLEKRVAELDGGVAALAVASGQAATTYAVLNIASAGQNIISTSYLYGGTYNLFHYTLPKLGITVKFVDSSDPENIRKAIDENTRLVYSEAIGNPKNNVDDFEAIAKVAHDAGIPYIVDNTAATPFVFQPLKHGADIVVYSLTKFLGGHGTSIGGCVVDGGTFPWNNGKFPEFTEPDPSYHGLKFWDALGNISYIIKMRVELLRDMGACISPFNAFQILQGIETLHVRMQRHVENAQKVAEWLEQNPLVTWVNYPGLPSHKDHGNAKKYLNGAGAIIGFGIKGGLEAGKKFIDSVKLLSHLANIGDAKSLVIHPASTTHQQLSAAEQLETGVSPDFIRLSVGIEDVKDIIADIEQALNAAQA; encoded by the coding sequence ATGTCAGAAAAATCGTTTGGATTTGACACCCTTGCACTTCATGCCGGCCAGACTGTAGATCCCACCACTCTGTCCCGTGCCGTCCCTATCTATCAGACCTCGTCCTATGTCTTCAAAAGTTCGGAACATGCAGCCAATCTCTTTGGCCTGAAGGAGTTCGGCAACATCTACACCCGCTTGATGAACCCCACCACAGACGTGCTCGAGAAGAGGGTGGCCGAGTTGGACGGTGGTGTCGCCGCCCTTGCCGTCGCTTCCGGGCAGGCTGCCACGACCTATGCGGTTCTCAATATCGCCAGTGCCGGCCAGAACATCATCTCCACGAGCTATCTGTACGGCGGTACCTACAACCTGTTCCACTACACCCTGCCGAAGCTTGGCATTACCGTGAAGTTCGTCGATTCCTCTGACCCGGAGAATATCCGCAAAGCCATTGACGAGAACACCCGCCTGGTATATAGCGAGGCCATCGGCAATCCCAAGAACAATGTTGATGACTTCGAGGCGATTGCCAAGGTCGCGCATGATGCAGGCATCCCGTACATCGTGGACAACACCGCGGCCACACCGTTCGTGTTCCAGCCGCTCAAGCACGGTGCCGACATAGTCGTGTACTCTCTGACCAAGTTCCTCGGCGGGCATGGCACCAGTATCGGTGGATGCGTGGTCGACGGCGGTACCTTCCCGTGGAACAACGGCAAGTTCCCGGAGTTCACCGAGCCCGATCCGTCCTACCATGGCCTCAAGTTCTGGGATGCTCTGGGCAACATTTCCTACATCATCAAGATGAGGGTGGAGTTGTTGCGCGACATGGGCGCCTGCATCTCGCCGTTCAACGCGTTCCAGATCCTGCAGGGCATTGAGACCCTGCATGTCAGGATGCAGCGTCACGTCGAGAATGCGCAGAAGGTTGCGGAGTGGTTGGAGCAGAACCCGCTGGTAACCTGGGTGAACTACCCGGGTCTGCCGAGCCACAAGGATCACGGCAACGCCAAGAAGTATCTTAACGGTGCCGGAGCCATCATCGGTTTCGGTATCAAGGGGGGACTCGAGGCCGGCAAAAAGTTCATCGACAGCGTGAAGCTGTTATCGCACCTGGCCAACATCGGTGACGCCAAGAGTCTCGTTATTCATCCGGCGTCCACTACCCACCAGCAGTTGAGTGCGGCAGAGCAATTGGAGACCGGTGTCAGCCCTGACTTCATCAGGTTGTCTGTTGGCATAGAAGACGTGAAGGACATCATCGCCGACATAGAGCAAGCGCTCAACGCCGCCCAAGCCTAA